In a single window of the Hydrogenobaculum sp. 3684 genome:
- the argH gene encoding argininosuccinate lyase, which produces MSKAWSGRFKEDTSKDVELFTESISFDKALAMYDLEQDFAHLEALLKAGVISKDAYENIKNGLKKIKQEIEKNEFYFDISKEDIHMNIESRLYELIGEDAKKLHTGRSRNDQVNTDLRLYLKDHILKIFELLKALKQQLVLKAKEYEDLIMPGYTHLQRAQPVLVAHYLLSFKEAFLRDSQRLIDAYRRIDTLTLGSGALAGADFPLDRFLEASVLNFSKISRNSMDAVADRDFAIEYMFCLSSIAMHLSRMAEDLIIFNTEEFKFIDLPDSLCTGSSIMPQKKNPDVLELIRGKTGRVYANLINLMINLKGLPMTYNRDLQEDKEPIFDATKTLLNSLKMMILIVKDLKFRQNIEAGNLLLATDLANYLVEKNIPFREAHHIVGNIVAYAIEHQKPLESLTKEELNNFSKAFDKDAKDIISKELSISRKKTYGSTNKDFVKKQIDLSSLEESIDKN; this is translated from the coding sequence ATGAGTAAAGCGTGGTCTGGAAGATTTAAAGAAGATACATCAAAAGACGTAGAACTTTTTACAGAATCTATAAGCTTTGATAAAGCCTTGGCAATGTACGACTTAGAGCAAGATTTTGCACACTTAGAAGCTCTTTTAAAAGCAGGTGTCATATCAAAAGACGCTTACGAAAATATAAAAAACGGCCTAAAAAAGATAAAACAAGAGATAGAAAAAAACGAGTTTTATTTTGATATATCAAAAGAAGATATACATATGAATATAGAAAGTAGGTTGTATGAACTAATAGGAGAAGATGCCAAAAAACTACACACTGGAAGATCAAGAAACGATCAAGTAAACACAGATTTAAGGCTTTATTTGAAAGACCATATTTTAAAGATTTTTGAGCTTTTAAAAGCACTAAAACAACAGCTTGTCTTAAAAGCAAAAGAGTATGAAGATCTTATAATGCCAGGGTACACGCACCTACAAAGGGCTCAGCCGGTGTTGGTGGCTCATTATCTTCTTTCTTTCAAAGAGGCTTTTTTAAGGGACTCTCAAAGGCTTATAGATGCTTATAGAAGGATAGATACCCTAACCCTTGGAAGCGGTGCTTTAGCAGGGGCAGATTTTCCACTAGATAGGTTTTTAGAAGCAAGTGTTTTGAACTTTTCTAAAATCTCAAGAAACTCAATGGATGCTGTAGCAGATAGAGATTTTGCCATAGAGTACATGTTTTGCCTTAGTTCTATAGCGATGCATCTTTCCAGGATGGCAGAAGATTTAATTATATTTAACACAGAAGAGTTTAAGTTTATAGATTTACCAGACAGCCTTTGCACTGGAAGCTCCATCATGCCTCAGAAAAAAAACCCAGATGTTTTAGAGCTTATAAGAGGAAAAACTGGAAGAGTTTACGCAAACCTTATAAATCTTATGATAAACCTAAAGGGGCTTCCAATGACTTACAACAGGGACCTTCAAGAGGACAAAGAACCTATTTTTGATGCTACAAAAACCCTCTTAAACAGCTTAAAAATGATGATACTTATAGTAAAAGATCTAAAGTTTAGACAAAATATAGAAGCGGGAAACCTTCTTTTAGCCACAGATTTGGCAAACTATCTTGTAGAAAAAAATATACCCTTTAGAGAAGCTCATCACATAGTAGGAAATATCGTAGCTTACGCCATAGAACACCAAAAACCCTTAGAATCTCTAACCAAAGAAGAGCTGAACAACTTCTCAAAGGCTTTTGACAAAGACGCAAAAGATATAATTTCTAAAGAATTGTCTATATCAAGAAAAAAAACTTACGGCAGCACAAACAAAGATTTTGTAAAAAAGCAGATAGATTTATCTTCTTTAGAAGAAAGCATAGACAAAAATTAG
- the ccsA gene encoding cytochrome c biogenesis protein CcsA, with protein MAFISFLLYTLKAKNTIKYSLIFIMLGNLFYLIKLILNVKSGVVFSNIDAIVAFSGNIIMLFYGILLTKFRNLENIGFIISFIGALFSMANLRNVFLHQQPSLLNPIFLIHIISAGFSYSFIMLGGIFSLLKLISEKQIKQKKFSKTYVPIYTLIFIEKLSINMSFIFLTITILFGVMWSFYYDKSLYVDPKIIVISFLWFYYAILVHTYIFKSSKPTTISVLSALGSTITVISVIFIKHSIITG; from the coding sequence ATGGCTTTTATAAGCTTTTTGCTTTATACTCTAAAAGCCAAAAACACAATAAAATACAGTCTAATTTTTATAATGCTTGGGAATTTGTTTTATCTTATAAAACTTATTTTAAATGTAAAATCTGGGGTGGTTTTTAGCAACATAGATGCTATAGTGGCTTTTTCTGGTAACATCATAATGCTTTTTTATGGGATCCTTCTTACTAAGTTTAGAAATTTAGAAAACATAGGTTTTATTATATCTTTTATAGGGGCTTTGTTTAGCATGGCAAACCTAAGAAACGTATTTTTACATCAACAACCAAGCCTTTTAAACCCGATATTTTTAATACATATAATAAGTGCGGGGTTCTCTTACTCTTTCATCATGCTTGGAGGTATATTTTCTTTGTTAAAACTTATATCAGAAAAGCAGATAAAACAAAAAAAATTTTCAAAAACATACGTTCCTATATATACTTTAATATTTATAGAAAAGTTGTCCATAAACATGAGTTTTATATTTCTAACCATTACTATCCTTTTTGGTGTTATGTGGTCTTTTTATTACGATAAAAGCCTTTACGTAGACCCAAAGATTATAGTCATATCGTTTTTATGGTTTTATTATGCAATACTAGTACACACTTATATCTTTAAATCTTCAAAACCCACCACAATATCCGTTTTATCAGCTTTGGGAAGCACCATAACGGTTATATCTGTTATATTCATAAAACATAGTATAATAACAGGATGA